The Xenopus laevis strain J_2021 chromosome 4L, Xenopus_laevis_v10.1, whole genome shotgun sequence genomic sequence TGTACCCATAAATTCCTAGTGTAATGGCAGAAATTGTAATAGCAGAAATTGcagtggcaaaagtaagtgaattctGCTCTCAaacccccttgtgcagcaataagtGCAACTAAACATTTGTGTTAATTGTTGGTCAGTCCTGAATTTTAGCAGTccctccatacagaacagcttcagctcttggatgttggtgggtttcctctcATAAACTACTTTCTTTCGCTCTTTCCACAAACGttaattggattaaggtcaggattTTCacttggccattccataacattcactttattcttctttaatcaTTCTTTGATAGAACGACTTGTGTGTTTAGTATAACTGTCTTGCTGCATGACCTACTGTCTCTTGAGGTtcagatgtcttgacattttaCTTTAGAGTTATCTGGTATagttcattgttccatcaatgatggcaagcgATCCAGTcacagatgcagcaaaacaggcccaaaccagaacactcccaccaccatgtttcacagatgggataaagTTCTTATGCTGtaatgtattgtttttctttctccaaaggtaacactttgcatttaagccaaaaagttctattttgcctttatctgtccaacattcttccagtatccttctggtttgtccatgtgatctttagcaaactgtagacagtCAACAATATTTTTGTGGGAGCTTTCttttgctaccctgccatacacaccattgctctTCAGTGTTCACCTggtggtggactcatgaacataaGCATTcgccaatgtgagacaggccttcagttgcatAGAAGTTACCCTAGGTTCCTCTCAGACTATAGATGCCTTGCAGTTATCTTTGCTGGTCAACCACTCCTGTGAAGGCTAACACCGGTCTTGAATTTCCTTCATGATACACAaccacaaatatataaaacaggatctctcactcacacctgagtgactgaaaacaccagatgCAAATGAAAGAGGGAGCTAAGCATCGATAATAGGATTCTGATGACAAAGGGCTCATTTAGATTGATGTTGACTAGAAAGTCATTAATGTATCTAAACCCAAAACAAAGCAAATTCTCCAAGGGTTCCAATACAGAATTCAAACCTGTATCTCCTGGTTTGGACTAATAGGATTCAAATTTcccttttaattgtatttattttgcatgatTACAACCATTTAGGCAGTGGCACATAAGGAGATTTGTCACACATGAGTAGCATAGACTCCCCAAGGTTGACAAATCTCCTAGAAAAACATTTCCCTTAagtaaaccttttattttaaaatctataaaaaagacTCTAAACTGCCACCAACATGACATACCTCTCTCCCAACATTGAGGGAAtgaatttatcaaaggtcgaattttagagttatgtgagcttttttagacctcgaatgaaccatcttcagatggttcaagggacctctgctattgacttttacatgacctcgacaggtattAGATGTAGTATTTTCCGATTTGAGCGATTTCCAGGGTCACggtataatgaatctcaaaaatgcaaggtttttttttttaaattcagatttttgattcaaactttaattttttgtggaaaacacaactcgattctTACTAAATCCGTCCCTTTAAGGAGGACATATATGCAActatattattgtatgaaacaaattttcgaatgatattcattcattcctttctggtttattatttaaaatacagttcAATATAGTCTTTGAAAGGTAATTTATCCTTTAGCACATACTGAGAATATAAATGCTAGCATTAGTTTCTACTCCAGAAATATTGTTCCTTTCCTTGGCTGATTATTTTAGAGCAGTAATAGTTGTGTGTTTTCATAATAATCTACCaccgtaaataataaaatatttcaaagtcccccattgcttttttttttatttatttttttgcattagcATTTGCAAGAGATGTATACGTAAGATGGATCACCATTGTCCGTGGGTGAACAACTGCGTGGGAGAAAAGAATCAGAGGTTTTTCGTGCTTTTTACAGTGAGTGCTCATTAATAATTAACACAGAGTCTTGCGTTAACAGTGTATGCGGGTTCCATTAGCTTTTGAGTGAGAGAGCATATGGCCAGAACCAGACAGGAGATTGGTAGTCAAATGATACTAGTGTCAGGAAGTGTAGATTtgaatcatttttagaaaattttctGTCAAGGcacaataatgaaagcaaatataattTCAGAATTGAAAAAGATGAACCTGTAATtcagaagaggtttttttttttagaattcacaGCTATGAAAATGCCTTTTAAAATCCATCTTTTAGATCAtcaagctgactttttagttccTGTTTGGACATATGTCTAACAATCTTGATAAGTGCTGTCCATCTGGAGGTTTGGGTATTGCCTGTGGTTCTCAAAGGGATTTTTGTGGCCCTCAGCCTAACCAGGGTCTTTGGAGACATTTGTATCTGTAATCTGTTTTTATACAAACCACCCTGCaaaatgtggtacaggtatgggatccgttatccagaaagttccgaattacagaaatgccaacACCCATAAACTCcagtataatcaaataatccaaattttaaaaaatttcccttttctctactaataaaacagtagcttgtacttgatcccaactaagatataattaatccttattggaagcaaaaccagcctattgggtttatttaatgttaacatgattttctggtagacttaaggtatgaagatccaaattatggaaatgtctATTATCTAGAAAACTTCTTGTACATCAATTAGACCGCTCCCAGCTTACCACACCCCCCCCCATACGCTGTTCTGTGTGCTCCTTGTTGGTTGCTCTGTCCACAGCGTCCCCACCGCTTATCTCAcaccaaaccaaaaaaaatgccTATGATCAAGGGATTGAGTCCCCTGTGGGAtctgtaataaacctgcctttccttgaatggagtgccgtcttttttttggtttggtattatctagaaaaccccaggtcccaaacattctggataacaagtcccatacctgtatattgaataATTAGTCACTTGATGGACAGCAGTAGTGTAATTTAAGGAGGTCCAGCTGGAGGCTCTTGGGCCGGATGTggagttttttggggggtttttagTGACCCAGTGATCAAGAGATTAATTGTTTTTATCTGGCTCCCAAATATGGTGTTTAGTAAGTTTTTCTACTATACACAAACCATTGGGCGGCATGTACCTGTATATTGAGAATGGTCAGTTATAGCTTCATGTGTGCTGAAAACTGATGCTTTTCTATGTCGGATCACCCAAGTACAAAATGAAGTGAATTAAGCACGCGTGACTATAGATTTGCCTGTCACAAACCTGCATGCGTGTTGTGGAGAAAAACAATTGTGCAGTGTCAGAAGTACATTTGCCTGCATTAATTGGCTATTTCTGCTAATTAAAACTGTGGGTTTCTCGATATGTCGTTATGCCACAGCATACATGCAGGTTTATAggcccaaaataaaatattttacaaaaaaaaaaaagaaacatatacaggtttaggatccgtTTAtaaggaaacccgttatccagaaagccatgaattacaggaaggccatttcccatagatatTTTATATGCATTGTGGGGTGTGGTACTCTTCATTGTATATCCTGTGCCAGCCATTCACAcaacttttacatttctttttaggtCTTTTGCTTGATTTTGGCTTTCACTCTTAATCCATTTTGTAGTATTTGTGAGGCATGCAACACAAGTAATattgccatgtaccaataatccaTAGGAATGTGTCTGTATTACTTGTAATGAATGGAGACAATCCGCTTTTCTTAAAAAGTGCAGAggataggaattacattttacaaatacatttaaaactactaaataatttgtatttgctgtatattgattacattttcttccctttcgaggataaaaaaaaagttttcaatgaAGTAccctttttattcatttgttatttttattgcagaGAATTTATATATGAaacctttctttatttctttttatcctCAGATGTATATAGCTCTGATCTCAACGTATGCCCTAATTTTGTGTGGGTTGCAGCTTTTCACTTGTGTCAAAGGACAATGGACAGGTAGGTTACCAAAAGTGTCAATGGCATGATTATAAAACCCTTGGTTTTTAATACTGCTGTAAGTCATAGGCtgcaaaggaaaatatttttctattgtttatatgttttgttACGGCCTCATCGGATAACTAGCTAAGTGTACAGTCCTCGGTCTGACTAAGTATCATAACATCCTTATGAGCTTTTTAACTTGCCTTTTGTGGCATATTGGTAAATTGAGATAAGGATTGTGGCCATAGCTCAAGCATTGAAGTGCCTGATTGGTCTTCTGCTTGATGACTGATCACTGCTAGGTTTTATAAGGCTGCATTTATGGTGCATCTCTGAAAGACAAGTTTGTGCAGGAGGCGGGACAATAATGAAAACACCTAAAtgtaaatcactttattttttagaGAAGCTTCAattgaaatgggaaaaaaaaaatgtatacatctgCCAAAATATTAGTCACCCCACATAACATAATTATTGTAGGCTTCAGCTTTATAACCTATAATCAGTGGTCTCTGTTTGGGGTTTCTGTTGTATATGCAGTGGTTATGTAGAGTCATAACTAATCCGTCTGTCTCTCTTACAGCATGCAGCAGCTTCTCTCCCCCCGTTACTGTAATCCTGATGATCTTCCTGTGTCTTGAGGGACTTCTTTTTCTTACATTTACAGCAGTTATGTTTGGTACTCAGATCCATTCAATTTGCAACGATGAAACGGTAAGATGGCTTTACGTGTGCCATGATTGTAGAATACAGATTTTTGCTGCTTCAGCTTTGTAACCTAATGCCAGTTAACACCGATTTAATGCCACTataatcctatatctgtattgtaTAAACCAAGCTTGCAATAATGGAATATTTCTAGCTTTGTAGTTTAAAGATTAGATATTATACTCATTCCCTTAGAAAACTGGACACGTTTGATGCACTGCACAGATTGTAAATTCTGAGGATTTTGCAACACTGCAAAATCCTCCCTGTAAAGATTTGCATAATCAGTTAGTAGGTTAATCGGGAGATTAGCCATTTAGGTAGACTCCTATGCTTATGGGAGAAGGTtgtaaactttaaggggcagatttactaagctcgagtgaataattcgaatgcaaaaatattcgaatttcaaagtaattttttggttacttcgaccatcgaattggtcaaattctatcgaacgattcgaagtaaaaatcgttcgactattcgaccattcgataatcgaagtactgtctctttgacaaaacttcgacttcatacttcgccagattaaagctaccgaagtgcaatgttagcctatggggaccttccagagcacttttctaagttttttttgatcgaataaaaatcattcgatcgatcgttaaaaatcgatttttattcaatcgaagcttttgcgctaaaatccttcaaattcgatatttgaatttgaaggattttacttcgagggtcgaattagagggttttttaaccctcgaaattcgacccttgataaatctgcccctaaatgttggtaTAGAATTGTAATGTTGGttattacttaaaggaattgttcagtgtaaaaataaaaactgggtaaatagataggctgtgcaaaataaataatgtttctaatatagttaggcacaaatgtaatgtataaaggctggagtgacttgatgtatAACATTttctgctctcttggtttacactgactggttaccctggctaccaggcagtaaccaatcagagacttgaagggcggccacatgggtcatatctgttgcttttgaatctgagctggatcaattacaaactcactgaacagaaatgtaccatgtggccccccttcaagtcgctgactaactcgagttatagagctgaaaatcaggaagttggattctggctgttttattagacatctattcactccagcctttatacattacattttcggccaactaactatattagaaacattttttattttgcacagcctatctatttacgcagtttttattttcacactgaactgttcctttaaaggaaaactataccccccaaacaatgtaggtctctattaaaagatactgagtaaaacagctcatgtgtaaaaccctgcttcatgtaaatgcaccattatcataatagtatacttttttagtagtatgtgccattgggtaatcataaatagaaaattgccattttaaaaaataagggccgccccctgagatcgtaagattcactgtgtacacatacaaaccacatgtaaggtcacatgagccaattaacagacagagttctgccttttgcttcctcacttcttcctgttacagttagtgttgtagtatttctggtcaggtgatctctgaggcagcccagatagagtcacgaaatggtggttcaaggcaagagatgtaaaagggcaatatttatgtaaatatatattccagtttggtaagattctttaatatgtcattcaatttgatataaactaactgttgcttaagtattcattttgggggtatagttttcctttaattatatatgtAATTGTTGTTTCCTGAgacacataatatatattaaaacatttgaattatctTATTAAGCTAGAATGCAAAACAAATGGTGTGTATGTATGCCAGTAATTTAGggcatatattattattacactggCCAGTCTTTAgcaattttactttgccttctTTGCAGGAAATTGAACGTCTTAAAAGTGAGAAGCCAACATGGGAGAGGAGGTTGCGGTGGGATGGCATGAGGTCGGTTTTTGGGGGGCAGCCATCTTTCCTGTGGATTAATCCTTTCGCAGGTTTGCAAGTCAGACGCTTCCTGAGAGCAAGGAAAGGGGGTACAGAGTTCTCAGTCTGAACTGTCTTCTTGTTCCACTGGAATTAtcccaactttatttattttatgtaaggaAAATCACTCCTGCTATCAACAGGGTCACAGCTAAagagatgaaaaaaaattggaagtaTTTCCTTccgcaaagatttttttttagcagtatatTTAACATGGCCTGCATGAACAAGgaattaaaatgaagtctgttcTAAATCTAATGTATAATTAtacagggttttgtttttttttgcaaaagtcaacctcaacaatttttttttttttaatcaagacattttattcatcattttttttttcttgctttaaatTTGGATGACAAGCTCAATGACTTGTGTGAATCATGAATTTACGTTTCAATGCTGTATAGCGGAACTTTGTTTTTCCACTTTTCTCTACTGTATTATTAGAAGATCTGATTTTCTTGATGCTGGACAAAGATAAAAACCTTGAACACCCCAACTGTGCAATATAAGTCTGTAAGCGTCGGCATGCAGATAGCAGAGGTCGGCTGTGGAGTGAGCATGCAGGTTTCAAAATGGCAGTAATAAGGCATTTCCTCATTGTATCCATAACGTCTCTACGCTGCCTATAGATAGCTTTTTCTATTAACATCGTTTATTTCAACCACTTTTTAGTTTCCATCTGTGCACTCcttgtttatttatattctgcAGTTGATGTCTATGCCATTCTTGGCATTTAATCATCATGCGTGTCTTTTAAATTCCAGAATAAGTATACGAGTCTTCCTAAAACATGGGATCTCATATGAACTATAGAAAAGGAGTGTGAAACTATATGTGAACCAAAGCTAAATCCATTCTACACCGTTCCTATACAAGGAATAGAAATGCATTTCCATGGTTGACTGCCATTGTCTCATTTACCGTTCCTTTCACTTATAGTGAGAGAATTGCTTGTTAATGGATAATTCTTGTCTGATGAAAATGTCTGCAATGGGAAATTGTTTGATTGGTGCTGGtctttgtttttaatgtatagCATACATGTATGTTTTAGCCAGAAGCAGCCATTGCAACGCTTTTCAGCATGTATGTTTCCATTTAAGTTGTGGCACTCACCTTTGCTGATTGCATTCCATTGGTTTGTGTCTGATTTATTGCTTGTGTACAATATTCATGTCACATGGGAGTGAAAGTTGCCATTCATTAAAGTatgatattgtaaaaaaaaaaggggggtatggggtccTCTCATGCACTGACGTCTGAAATAAAGTATTCAGATTCTTACAGTACAAACACTACGCTGCATAGACTAAGACTTAGACTAAGAGTACTCCGATGTTAACAGCTGAGGTTATTCCATTAGAGTATGTTTAAGATTGTAATCTTTAATAACAGACCCCTTCTGTTGTTTCCCTAAAATGATAGAACAATTGAAAGATGCTGTCATACTGAAAACTATTACCCATAAACAAGGCTAACCTAGCCAAGGATTttgatgttatttatttaatttattgctgGCTGACCTATCAGTTGCTTGCGTGCACTGAAAATATATTCTCTGTTTCATAGCGATGTGTAGATTTGGAACAGAAGAGCATTCTACAAGGATTATTGCATGTGTGCTGTAGAATCTTTAACCCTTTATATGACGGGGCCCATCTAACCACATGAGGTTTACTGTGAATCAAAATGGAACTGATGAATGTACGTTATCACTGGGTTGCCGGTGTTGTAGTTGCGGTGACAcataaatgcttaaaaaaaagtcattttagcaggacagatttactaaaggttgaatcTTTTACTTGTTCAAGTggagttttttcccctttaatgcattttcccctttaatcactttaatgcattttaaaaggaaaaataccaGTGTAAGGCCAATAGGTTCTTTGTCACACCAGTAGTATGTGGGGTCTGGGtacacatgccccagacctataGCAAAAGGTGGAGGTATTCAACCAAAACAGAAGaagtaaattaatacatagccttacgcgtttcgtggcacTCATTCATAGGTAATTATTTTAAACCCATATATGAAAAGTCAAGCTCCatgcaaactgtttttttgttttgtttttttaacaaaaacgcATGCTTTTGCAACTTTTTCTCAAAGTGTTCAGCAGCTCAGAGGAGAGACCACGGGTGATAGGAAAGCATTGCAACAGAATATTTGTATTAGGTTGGGAGGAAAATGCTGGCAGAAATAGTAAATACCGGAAATATTAATTCATTTTTCTCTTAGCAAGAAAATGAATTTATGAATTTTTAATATATCTGCCATTACTTTAGAGATGTAAAAGTGACCCTATCACTTGAAAAAAGTATCCACCATTACATACCATTTAAAATATATGATAAACTGCCTGTACCCTTTGTGAACCATTTCTTTGGTAAATGCGCCTAAGATCAATTATTGGAAACCTACCTGGGTTGTTAATTGGAGCCTCACATTCTAAAGCTGCTTCAGGGAGGTTTCCTGCAAGCTGGGCACTGCTCACAaacacatacagttaggtccataaatatttgggcagagacttttttctaattttggttctgtatattaccacaatgaattttaaattaaacagctccgatgcagttgaactgcagactttcagctttaattcagtgggttgaacaaaaagattgcataaaatttttttaacacaatcacttcatttcaggggctcaaaagcaattggacaaattcaaaaactgaaaataaaatggtcatttctaatacttggttgaaaaccctttgctgacaataacagcctgaagtcttgaattcgtggacatcaccagattctgggtttcctcctttttattgcactgccaggcctttactgcagtgactttcagttgctgtttgtttgtgggcctttctgtccgaagtttagccttcaacaagtgaaatgcatgctcaattgggttcagatcaggtgactgacttggccattcaaaatattccacttctttgctttagtaaactcctgggttgctttggctgtaggttttgggtcattgtccatcagtattatgaaatgcctcccaatcaatttgactgcatttacagtagctggatttgagcagactgtaactctgaacacctcagaattaatttggctgcttctgtcctgtgtcacatcatcgatatgtgcatgcccaagccatcacactgcctctgccatttttttatagatgatgtgatctgctttggatcatgagctgttccgtGTCTTCTCCATacctttttcttgccatcattctggtagaggttgatcttggtttcatctgtccaaagaatgtttttccagaactgtgcatgcttttttagatgatttttttttttttaagcaaagtccaatctagcctttatattcttgaggcttatgagtatttactttcatgcagtcttctctttatggtagacttggataacaatatgcctacctcctggagagtgttgttcacttgtttggctgttgtgaaggggtttctcttcaccatagaaatgattctgcgatcatccaccacgtTTGTCTTtcgtggacatccaggtctttttgcgttgctgagttcaccggtgctttttttctgtctcaggatgtaccaaactgtagattttgccactcctaatattgtagcaatttctcgaatggtttttttttctgtttttttttttttttctgtttttttctgcttcacCTGCATGGATAGCTtatttgactgcatgttgtctgttcacagcaaaatcatccacatacaagcacacCCGCTCAAataaactccagggcttttatctgcttaattgataatgacataaagaAGCACAAAAATACCAAACCTAGCACAGAGAAGCAGAGGCATGGAGCTCAAACCACACCATTGTTGGTCAAGGTGGGCATGCAGTAGATCTATCATATAACATAGTCATATAACATCAGTATATAGAAACCACTCTCGAAGTTCTTCAAAAGGGCCccgtgggttttttttgtggccACCATGCAGCCTGTAAGAACCAGTGGCAACCCATTTGAAGGGATTCCGGAGATGGTTGAAGACTTACCATGATCTCATATAGTTATTTACCTtgataatattttgtaaatacCCACACTGACAACATGTGGTGTCATTTAGGCTCACCAGAGATGTTAACTATGCTGCTGAGCTCTTTAGGTATTTTGGATACGTCCCTCTGCTGTGCTTAGCTCTAgttcaagcttgataaagggccaaacAGGGCTTGAAATATTTTAATGCCCTAAAGTGTGCAATAAAGCCATTTTAATCAAGAGAACAGTAGTGGTGATGTTCTAGTTTGAACAAAAAGCTTCCACATTGCGCATAtatatcacttgataaagggccttgagccCGAGACAATAAACGCTATTGTTAGCAGCTAGTACTGCATTATTGTcctttctctcagtaactccatATTATTGTCCAATTCCTGCACCTGAGGTGGGGGTGTAAACTGAGATTGAGAGGCTATTAACATATCTCCAGAAGTGCAGTCACCTCTATAGTGTGATATATTTATAGTAAGCAATGGCTAATTTAGGAAGAATTCTGCCAACCAAATTTCTAAACAATTTGCTTTAATAATAAGGCACAGTTAATATAATCTGGTGAGACGGCTTGGCTAAGCACACAAATTGTATTGCTTTATTCTCCGTGCATTTGTACTTTTTCACACAGTAGTCAAATCTAATTATATACAAATCTACTGCAcaccattttttgttttcttttgagcTTCCCTACAGTAGGTTTAAACACTACTGATCTGCCCATGTACAGGGCCCACTATCATCCAGATATTCATGGTTCAGGTTTTGATAAAGGAGCACATTGACATGTTTATGTGGCTTATCCAATGGGTCCCTACAGGCCCCAATGGATGATGCAAACATAGGTCCTCTGATCAGGCCTAGATTACAAAACTAGCAAATCTGGCAAtttatggccactttaaggctGCTGTACAAGCCCCTTGTATACAACACTGTAAGAAGCAAGTGCCCCTGAACTACAGAGATGAAGAGACTATTAGGATTTATGTTTAATCATATCAGCCATCAGGACTGGACTACCAGTCATATCCTGAAATATATCTAATCTTGCTTTTTGTTACTGTGTTTAAAATTTTGTGTGGATGAGATGTGGCTCATTAACTGGTAGATTTCACTGCTGTGGGTTATtatgttatagatggacctaTTCTAAAGCTTTTCATGCTGGTTATCAAATGacagtactgtatatgtataaaataaagaagtATTCTTCAGAAAGGtcaataatatatgtatatatatatatattaaagttaaAATTATCTACACACAATAAGCTGAATGTAGTGACTGCATCCCAACAGGAGATTTGTCCTTGCTAGCCCTTTTATTAAACATCTCGTGGGTGCCCACTTACTAATAACACACCTTTTGCTGGTTAAATCTATACATAGGGGATATTTAGACAACTTAATTACCAGTACATCTATAGGTTATAGATGAGATGCTTGTAGGAAGGAGAACTGGCTGGTTTGAGCAGTGGCACATGGGATATGTTGTTGCCCTATGCTACAGCAGATAACAAAACATACTTAGTTACCTTCCAACTGGCAGTAATGTGAATCGCTAATTGgaaaacatgcacatttttgtttgttttttttaaacacagtcaAGCTCATTTATGAGCAATGGGCAAATCTGGGACTAGACAGTGACCCTTGCAAACAAATTAGTGATTAGCTATGTGCAGCCAGCTGCACCAGGTATGATGAGCACACGTGTTTGGTTTCCACTGCACTAGGGCTTATTTAACTATTAGTTAATAATCCTGAATGAGAAAAATGGAACACCCAACAGTGGAACACTCCCTATAGGAAGTTCCTTACCAGAG encodes the following:
- the zdhhc7.L gene encoding palmitoyltransferase ZDHHC7; protein product: MQSSGHRFRDVEHHPLLNESDGYDSTPSEGELADKAWFIRDGCGMVCAVITWLLVVYADFVVTFVMLLPSKDFWYSVINGTLFNCLAVLALTSHLRTMLTDPGAVPKGNATKEYMESLQLKPGEVIYKCPKCCSIKPERAHHCSICKRCIRKMDHHCPWVNNCVGEKNQRFFVLFTMYIALISTYALILCGLQLFTCVKGQWTACSSFSPPVTVILMIFLCLEGLLFLTFTAVMFGTQIHSICNDETEIERLKSEKPTWERRLRWDGMRSVFGGQPSFLWINPFAGLQVRRFLRARKGGTEFSV